One stretch of Miscanthus floridulus cultivar M001 chromosome 18, ASM1932011v1, whole genome shotgun sequence DNA includes these proteins:
- the LOC136522148 gene encoding tyrosine N-monooxygenase-like, with translation MQLEAAAAALLPSSSSSMVPHVLLVLVVMLLCLVKTHRPWRRKGRCTPPLPPGPVPWPLVGNLPEMMVSDKPAFQWVHQIMKETGTDIACIKLGGVHVIPITCPKIALEVLKNQDANFASRPLTMASKTFSRGYRDAVMSPYGDQWRKMRRVLASEIVCPSRHRWLHDKRADEADNLTRYVHNLAKAGSSVVDVRHIARHYCGNVVRRLIFNTRYLGKPQPDGGPGPLEVQHVDAVFASLGLLYSFCVSDYLPWLLGLDLDGHEKMVKEANERVTRLHDAVIHERWRLWKSGERREPEDFLDVLIMLKDADGRPVLSIEEVKAQLMDITFASMDNPSNAVEWALAEMVNSPEMLKKAVDEIDGVVGRERLVQESDIPRLNYVKACIREAFRLHPVAPFNVPHVALADTTVAGYHIPKGSHVILSRTGLGRNPDVWDDPLRFNPERHITVSPEVEVSLVEHDLRFISFSTGRRGCIAAVLGTAMSIMLFGRLLQGFSWSKMAGVAAIDLSESRHNTFMARPLVLQAEPRLPAHLYPGISL, from the coding sequence ATGCAACTAGAGGCGGCGGCAGCTGCCCTcctgccctcctcctcctcctccatggtcCCACATGTGTTATTAGTCCTAGTAGTGATGCTCCTGTGCCTCGTCAAAACCCACAGGCCGTGGCGGAGGAAGGGCAGGTGCACCCCTCCGCTCCCGCCGGGGCCCGTGCCATGGCCACTCGTTGGCAACCTGCCGGAGATGATGGTCAGCGACAAGCCGGCGTTCCAGTGGGTCCATCAGATCATGAAGGAGACGGGAACCGACATCGCCTGCATCAAACTGGGCGGTGTCCACGTCATCCCCATCACCTGCCCCAAGATCGCGCTCGAGGTGCTCAAGAACCAGGACGCCAACTTCGCCTCTCGCCCGCTCACCATGGCCTCCAAGACCTTCAGCAGAGGCTACAGGGACGCCGTGATGTCCCCCTACGGGGACCAGTGGAGGAAGATGCGCCGCGTGCTCGCCTCCGAGATCGTCTGCCCGTCCCGTCACAGGTGGCTCCACGACAAGCGTGCCGACGAGGCAGACAACCTCACCCGCTACGTCCACAACCTCGCGAAAGCGGGGTCCAGCGTCGTTGACGTTAGGCATATCGCACGCCACTACTGCGGAAACGTCGTCCGCCGCCTCATCTTCAACACGCGCTACCTTGGCAAGCCGCAGCCTGACGGTGGCCCTGGCCCGCTGGAGGTGCAGCATGTGGACGCCGTCTTTGCGTCCCTGGGCCTCCTGTACTCCTTCTGTGTCTCTGACTATCTCCCGTGGCTGCTGGGCCTCGACCTAGACGGCCACGAGAAGATGGTCAAGGAGGCCAATGAGAGGGTAACCAGGCTGCACGACGCGGTCATCCATGAGCGGTGGAGGCTGTGGAAGAGCGGCGAGAGGCGGGAGCCCGAGGACTTCCTAGACGTGCTCATTATGCTCAAGGATGCCGACGGCAGGCCGGTGCTCAGCATCGAGGAGGTAAAAGCTCAGCTAATGGACATCACGTTCGCGTCCATGGACAACCCGTCAAATGCAGTGGAGTGGGCTCTGGCCGAGATGGTGAACAGCCCGGAGATGCTGAAGAAGGCAGTGGACGAGATCGACGGCGTCGTTGGCCGGGAACGGCTGGTGCAGGAGTCTGACATCCCGCGGCTAAACTACGTCAAGGCCTGCATCCGCGAGGCGTTCCGCCTGCACCCTGTGGCACCTTTCAACGTCCCCCATGTCGCTCTCGCGGACACCACCGTTGCCGGCTACCACATCCCCAAGGGCAGCCACGTCATCCTCAGCCGCACTGGCCTTGGACGCAACCCTGATGTCTGGGACGACCCTCTTCGCTTCAACCCCGAACGCCACATCACTGTCAGTCCCGAGGTGGAGGTCTCGCTCGTTGAGCATGATCTACGGTTCATCTCCTTCAGCACTGGTCGTCGCGGCTGCATcgctgcagtgctcggcactgctaTGAGCATCATGCTCTTCGGTAGGCTCCTGCAGGGGTTCTCTTGGAGCAAGATGGCCGGGGTGGCGGCCATCGACCTCAGCGAGTCCAGGCACAACACCTTCATGGCACGGCCGCTGGTGCTGCAGGCCGAGCCACGGCTTCCAGCGCATCTCTACCCAGGGATTTCTTTGTAA